From the Streptomyces sp. NBC_01216 genome, the window CGCGGTGTCGGGGCGGGCGGGGCCGCCGGGGCACCCTCCCCGGGGAGGGCAGGTACGGCGGGGCCCCGCCGTCACTCCACGATGTGCCGGCCCTCCGGCTGGGCTCCGCAGGAGGCCCGGAAAGTGCACCGGGCGCAGTGCTGGCCGGTGCTGGGAGTGAAGCGTTCGTCGAGGACCCGGCCCGCCGCCGTGGCCAGCAGGTCGCCGACCCACTCTCCCGCGAGCGGCTCCTGCGCCTGGACCTTCGGGTACGCGTCCCCGCCCTCGCGGACCGCGGCGGGGCGGCGCAGCTGGACGAGTTCGGCGCCGCCTGGTTCGGGGCGGTGTCCGTCGAAGACCTCGTCGAGCGCTCCCTCGCGCACGGCGAGCTGGTAGACGGCGAGCTGCGGGTGGTGGGCGACCTCGTCGCGGGTCGGGGCGTTCTTGCCGGTCTTGAAGTCGACGACGTAGGCGCGGCCGTGCTCGTCGGCCTCGACACGGTCCATGGACCCGCGGACGCGAACCTCGTACCCGCCGGCTTCGAGGGTCACGTCGAAGTCGTGCTCGGTGGCCTTCGGGGTCCGGCCGCCGCGGTCCGTGACGTGCCAGTGGAGGAAGCGTTCCAGCGCGACGCGCGCGTGTTCCTTCTCCTGGGCGGACTTCCACGGGGCGTCGAAGGCGAGGGCGTCCCAGACGGAGTCCAGGCGGGCCATGAGCACGTCGAGGTCGGCCGGGGTACGGCCGGAGGCGACCTCGTCCGCGAGCACGTGGACGACGTTACCGAAGCCCTGGGCGGCGGTGGCGGGGGTGTCGGCCTTGACCTCGCGGCCCAGGAACCACTGGAGGGCGCAGGTGTTGGCCAGTTGGTCGAGGGCGGAGCCGGAGAGCGCGACGGGGTGGTCCCGGTCGCGGAGGGGAACGGCGCTGCGGGTGGGCTCGTACAGACCCCACCAGCGGTCCGGGTGGGCGGCGGGGACGAGCGGCTGTCCCTCGTCGTCGGTGAGCGCGGCGAGCCGGGCGAGGCGCTGGGCGGCTGCCTCGCGGAGCGCCTCGGACGCCTCGGGGTCGACGGTGGTGGCGCGCAGTTCGGCGACGAGCGCGGCGACGGCGAGGGGGCGGCGGGGGCGGCCGGTGACGTCCTCGGGCGCCGGGCCGAGTTCGGCGAGGAAACGGGAGGGCTGGTCGCCGTCGTCGGCGGGGGCCTTGACGGCGGTGACGACGAGGCGGTCGCGGGCCCGGGTGGCGGCGACGTAGAAGAGGCGGCGTTCCTCGGTGAGGAGGGCGCCGGGGGTGAGCGGTTCGGCGAGTCCGTCGCGGCCGATGCGGTCCGCCTCGAGGAGGGAGCCCCGGCGGCGGAGGTCGGGCCACAGGCCCTCCTGGACGCCGCAGAGCACGACCAGGCTCCATTCGAGGCCCTTGGACCGGTGGGCGGTCATGAGGCGGACGGCGTCGGGGGCGGCCTGACGCTTGGAGAGGGTGTCGGCGGCGATGTCCTGCGCGTCGAGCTCTTCGAGGAAGTTGCGGACACCCCGGCCGCCGACTCGGTCCTCGGCGCGCGCGGCGCTCTCGAAGAGGGCGCAGAGCGCGTCGAGGTCGCGGTCGGCGTTGCGGCCGGCGGCGCCCCCGCGCAGGGCGGCGCGTTCCAGGCGGCCGGGCCAGGGGGTGCCGTTCCACAGCAGCCAGAGGGCCTCCTCGGCCGTTCCGCCGGCGGCGAGGCGGGCCCGGGTCTGCCGGAGCAGCTCACCGAGCCGCCGGGCGCCGCGGGCGTACGACCGGTCGTGCGCGACGAGCCGTTCGGGTTCGGCCAGGGCCCGGGTGAGCAGGACGTCCGAGGGGGGCGGCACCTTGTTCCCGCCGGCTCGTTCCTCGTCCCGCAGGGCCCGGCCGAGCCGTCGCAGGTCGGCGGGGTCCATGCCGGCGAGAGGCGAGGCGAGCAGCGCGAGGGCGGTCCCGGTGTCGAGCCAGGCCGGCTCCGGCGCGTCGACGGTCCGCGAGGCGTCCGGCGGTCGGGGCGTCCGCGCCGGTCGGGACCGCTCCGGCGCGCCGGGGTCGCCGGGCCCGATCGTGGGTGCGGTGTCCGCGCCGTCGTCCGGTGCGGCGGGCGCGGGCGGCTCGTCCTCCGTCGTCTCGCCGGTCTGGGTCGCGGCCGCCCGCAGCGCCAGCAGGAGGGGGGCCACCGCAGGTTCGTGGCGCAGCGGAGTGTCGGCGGTGTCCGTCTCGAGCGGGACGCCGGCGGAGGTGAGCGCACGGCGCAGGACCGGTATCGGTGTGCCGGAGCGGACCAGGACGGCCATGGCGTGCCAGGGGACGCCGTCCTCCAGGTGGGCGCGGCGCAGGAGGTCGGCGATGTTGTCGAGTTCCGTGGAGGCCGTCGGGTAGGTGTACGTCTCCACCCGGCCGCCGCCGCGGACCGCCGCGAGCTCGCGGTGGGCGCGCACCTTGTCGGCCGGCAGCCGGTTCAGCGGCATCCGCTGGGTGAGGCGCCGAGTGGCTTCCAGGAGGCGGGCGCCGGAACGGCGGGAGGCCGTCAGGACCCGGACGTCGGCCGGCCCGCCGTCGGCCTGCCGGAACGCGTCGGGGAAGTCGAGGATGCCGTTGACGTCGGCACCGCGGAACGCGTAGATCGACTGGTCGGGGTCGCCGAACGCGACCAGGGCGCGGCCCCCGCCCGCCAGCGCCTTCAGCAGTCGGACCTGCGCGGGGTCGGTGTCCTGGTACTCGTCCACGAAGACCGCGTCGTACGCGGGGAGGGTCACGCTCTCGGCGAGCAGCACCGCGCGGTGTACGAG encodes:
- a CDS encoding ATP-dependent helicase, yielding MSTSSTTRTARRTTGAYRLVRTAPVPVDPPVLDAAQREVVEHTGGPLLVLAGPGTGKTTTLVEAVAARIEKGADPERLLVLTFSRKAAVELRDRMATRLGGVRPPQATTFHSYCYALIRAHQDAELFAEPLRLLSGPEQDLAVRELLAGQIDLERSGLGSVRWPDELRACLTTRGFADEVRAVLARSRELGLGPRALADFAQRVGRPDWKAAAGFLAEYLDVLDLQGVLDYTELVHRAVLLAESVTLPAYDAVFVDEYQDTDPAQVRLLKALAGGGRALVAFGDPDQSIYAFRGADVNGILDFPDAFRQADGGPADVRVLTASRRSGARLLEATRRLTQRMPLNRLPADKVRAHRELAAVRGGGRVETYTYPTASTELDNIADLLRRAHLEDGVPWHAMAVLVRSGTPIPVLRRALTSAGVPLETDTADTPLRHEPAVAPLLLALRAAATQTGETTEDEPPAPAAPDDGADTAPTIGPGDPGAPERSRPARTPRPPDASRTVDAPEPAWLDTGTALALLASPLAGMDPADLRRLGRALRDEERAGGNKVPPPSDVLLTRALAEPERLVAHDRSYARGARRLGELLRQTRARLAAGGTAEEALWLLWNGTPWPGRLERAALRGGAAGRNADRDLDALCALFESAARAEDRVGGRGVRNFLEELDAQDIAADTLSKRQAAPDAVRLMTAHRSKGLEWSLVVLCGVQEGLWPDLRRRGSLLEADRIGRDGLAEPLTPGALLTEERRLFYVAATRARDRLVVTAVKAPADDGDQPSRFLAELGPAPEDVTGRPRRPLAVAALVAELRATTVDPEASEALREAAAQRLARLAALTDDEGQPLVPAAHPDRWWGLYEPTRSAVPLRDRDHPVALSGSALDQLANTCALQWFLGREVKADTPATAAQGFGNVVHVLADEVASGRTPADLDVLMARLDSVWDALAFDAPWKSAQEKEHARVALERFLHWHVTDRGGRTPKATEHDFDVTLEAGGYEVRVRGSMDRVEADEHGRAYVVDFKTGKNAPTRDEVAHHPQLAVYQLAVREGALDEVFDGHRPEPGGAELVQLRRPAAVREGGDAYPKVQAQEPLAGEWVGDLLATAAGRVLDERFTPSTGQHCARCTFRASCGAQPEGRHIVE